The DNA segment TCGTTTTGGTCAGATTCCCTTCCGGATCGCAATATCGGAAAAGAATTTGATTGTTTTTTTGCAATTTCTCCAAGTCTCCCTTAAAATTATAATAATTGCCATCCTTGTGGGCAATCGGGATTTTAAGAACTTGATTGAGTCGGCAATCTCCCGTAAAAGGATTATCAATCCGTTCTACCCGGATATAGACATATTTGCATGAAAATCTCAGGTGATCATTCCTCATCAAAGCCCCCGGCAGTAATCCCGATTCAACCAGGACCTGGAAACCGTTGCAGATTCCGATTACCAATCCCCCGTTTTCCGCAAAATTTATCACCGTTTTCATAATCGGCGAAAACCGGGCTATAGCCCCGGAGCGCAGGTAATCGCCATATGAAAATCCCCCAGGCAGGATAATGGCATCACAGCCATTAAGATCGGTTGATTGATGCCAGAGAAATTCCACTTCCTCGCCGATCAGTTTCACCGCTGAATAAGCATCATAATCGCAATTCGATCCCGGAAATGTCACCACCCCGAATTTCATTTCACTCGTACTCCACCCGGAAATTTTCAATCACCGGGTTGGCCAGAAGTTTTCTGCATATTTCTTCTACCCTGGCTTCTATCCGGCCATCACTCTCCGAGATTTCCAGTTCGAAAAATCGTCCGGATTTCACGGAATTAATCATGTCGTAGCCCATATTGGCAATGGCCCGCTGAATTGTCACCCCTTGGGGGTCAAGAACACCATCTTTTAGCCTGACATAGACTACTGCCTTTTTACTCTTCATCATCTTCTCCGTCATCATCCCGGTCACCGCCTTGACGCTTTTTTACGTAGCCAACGCCAAGATAGAATAACCGGTAAGCCTCTCTGATAAGACCAATAATAATATATGCGGCAAAGATAGGAAACAATAAAACACGCGGCCGGGCCAGAGCCGCAATAACTGCAATAATTATAAAAATAAGCTTAATCCTGTTTTTACGGGAATTAAACCGATCCGGCATGGCATCATATTCAATCTGCGACACCATCAGGGCCGAAAAGAGAAGCATCATACTCACCAGATACTGGCTGTATTCGACCTGCCCGAACACTTCATAGCAGAAAATGACATAAGAAACCAGAGCCAATGCTGCACCGGGAGATGGTAGCCCGAGAAATTTTTTCTTCTCCTCCGTCTGAGCCAGGAGGTTAAAACGAGCCAGTCGGTAACTTACGGCCATTATAAAAACCACCCCAATCACCCAA comes from the Candidatus Zixiibacteriota bacterium genome and includes:
- the purQ gene encoding phosphoribosylformylglycinamidine synthase subunit PurQ, translating into MKFGVVTFPGSNCDYDAYSAVKLIGEEVEFLWHQSTDLNGCDAIILPGGFSYGDYLRSGAIARFSPIMKTVINFAENGGLVIGICNGFQVLVESGLLPGALMRNDHLRFSCKYVYIRVERIDNPFTGDCRLNQVLKIPIAHKDGNYYNFKGDLEKLQKNNQILFRYCDPEGNLTKTSNPNGSMENIAGITNREGNVVGMMPHPERAVEMILGSADGLYIFNSVKKYFKEKMKFENA
- the purS gene encoding phosphoribosylformylglycinamidine synthase subunit PurS → MKSKKAVVYVRLKDGVLDPQGVTIQRAIANMGYDMINSVKSGRFFELEISESDGRIEARVEEICRKLLANPVIENFRVEYE
- the pssA gene encoding CDP-diacylglycerol--serine O-phosphatidyltransferase produces the protein MGNVVCGFLAILHAFEGEITTACWWIILAAFLDGLDGKIARLSGSTSNFGIELDSLADFLSFGIAPAVIMYVVKLNAMGKSGWVIGVVFIMAVSYRLARFNLLAQTEEKKKFLGLPSPGAALALVSYVIFCYEVFGQVEYSQYLVSMMLLFSALMVSQIEYDAMPDRFNSRKNRIKLIFIIIAVIAALARPRVLLFPIFAAYIIIGLIREAYRLFYLGVGYVKKRQGGDRDDDGEDDEE